Below is a genomic region from Miscanthus floridulus cultivar M001 chromosome 1, ASM1932011v1, whole genome shotgun sequence.
CGCTCTACGCCGACCAGACCCTCGCCAACGTCACCCGCCGCGTCGCGCTGGCCGGGGAGGCCGCCGACGAGTCGACCTCGCTGGGCCGCTCGCTCTCCCGCCTCGACATCCAGCGCGTGCTCGCCTCCGCGGTCGCCGCGGGCCGCCTCCCCGCCGACGCCCGCGGCGGCGCCTACCTCGTGCTCACGGCGCCCGGCGTCGGCGTCCAGGACTTCTGCCGCGCCGTCTGCGGCTTCCACTACTTCACCTTCCCGTCGATCGTGGGCCACACGCTGCCCTACGCGTGGGTCGGCCACAGCGGCGGCCGCTGCGCCGACGTCTGCGCGTACCCGTTCGCGCTGCCTTCCTACATGTCCCGGAGCGGCATGGCGGCGCTGAGGCCGCCCAACGGCGACGCGGGCGTCGACGGCATGGTCAGCGTCATCGCGCACGAGCTGGCCGAGCTCGCCACGAACCCGCTCGTAAACGCGTGGTACGCCGGGGAGGACCCCACGGCGCCCACCGAGATCGCCGACCTGTGCGAGGGGGTGTACGGGACGGGAGGTGGCGGCGGGTACGCCGGGAAGGTAGCGGTGGACGCGCAGGGGAGGAGCTGGAATGTGAACGGAAGGAAGGGAAGGAAGTTCCTGGTTCAGTGGCTGTGGAGCCCAGAGGCTAAGGCCTGCGTAGGGCCCAATGCCAGTGACTAGGCTTGTTGGCCACTGCTTGCTAGCATGTACTACCATCGTACTATTAGTATTAGTAGTAGTATATTATTGTATTCTTGGGGATATGTATCTTCTTATTTTTTTGGTTTATATATAAAGCTATTTATATGAGAAAAAGTTCATTTTACCTCTCTCAACAATAGCAAATTTCATCTTTTTTTTCCCTCAACTACAAAATCGGAGGCAACTCCTTCATCTTCCACAACCGGACACATGTTGTTTCCCTCAGCGggtctttttctatttctttatATTTATTTCAgctaaatctttaaaaaatcatagtaaattagaaaaaatatataatagaaaatccaattttgttagatGAGTGAGTCTATACAGTGAACATATGATAtaatatgctttagtataaagtttttgctaTAGTTTTAGATTTAtggttttctataattaatttataactaCAATTTCTATGATCCAATTTTGGTGAAATTTTCATGGCAAGATAATCATTGCATGGGCTTAAGCTGCAGTAAACATTCATACTTATTGGATCATGTATGACTGAGTTATAGATTTATGTAGAtcgtttatgcttgttaaatagttCTTAAATAGCTAAAATTGTATAGAAATAGAAAATTGTGTGTTTTCTATGTACTGTTACTGCTGTTATATCTTATGAACACTTAACATAACCGTGTTGTTACAGAGAACATTACAGAAAAAatgcacattctctatttttACACACTTTTAACTATTTAAAAACCATTTAATAAGCATAAACCTAAACAAATCTATAACTCAGTCAGACATGATCTAATGATCATGAAATGTTCACTATAGCTCAAGCATACAATGATTAGTCCATCATAAAAATTTATCACAATTGGACCACCGAAAACTGCAACTACgaaataattacaaaaaacataaaaataaagCTATAACAAAAACTTTATACTGAAGCATATCATATCGTATGTTTACTGTATAGATCTACTCACATGAAGTCAAAAAAAAATTAgcttttctattttatgatttttcgtGATTTACTTTGATTCTTTAAAGATTCAACCAaataaatataaaagaaaaagaCCAAAACAACCGCAGGAAACAACCATGGGTCACATTTCTGGTTTGGGAGATGAGGAAGGAGTTGTGTCTGATTTTGTAGTTGAAGCAGAAAAACTGATTTTTTGTTGATAGTTACGGGAGGCAAAATGGACTTTTTGCTTATATTTGTTAGCGGGAGTGGTCAACAAAGTTCAGCATCTTCAACCGAGCATTGACCAAGCCTTTTTGGCTGGGGTGCAGTAGAGCCAAGAACATGAAACGGTAGAGCCAagagtaaa
It encodes:
- the LOC136493319 gene encoding protein EXORDIUM-like 5, producing MALAAAIVVLLLPGLLASAMAATPYPHGRGGDPLVGASKKYEGSSDLVDLRYHMGPVLSAAPLRLYVLWYGRWDPAHQAPIRDFLLSLSDPSPPRPSVADWWATAALYADQTLANVTRRVALAGEAADESTSLGRSLSRLDIQRVLASAVAAGRLPADARGGAYLVLTAPGVGVQDFCRAVCGFHYFTFPSIVGHTLPYAWVGHSGGRCADVCAYPFALPSYMSRSGMAALRPPNGDAGVDGMVSVIAHELAELATNPLVNAWYAGEDPTAPTEIADLCEGVYGTGGGGGYAGKVAVDAQGRSWNVNGRKGRKFLVQWLWSPEAKACVGPNASD